One Dictyostelium discoideum AX4 chromosome 3 chromosome, whole genome shotgun sequence genomic region harbors:
- the PNKP gene encoding SAP DNA-binding domain-containing protein, with amino-acid sequence MATDYSNMSYSQLQGLAKSNGIKANGKKDELIERLEKYDSESKTTTTTTTTTTTSSTTSKRKKRDESEPEEDSEDEEIEKPVAPVKRAPSKKSAAINNKKRRAEEEEEKEEEGEEKEDDDNDDHIILPQATVTTTTTSSTSNGAQIKKVGPFDKCEDDIGKWIRDESVSYYLGEVLSRSKIASFDMDSTMIKNKSGKVHAINKDDWLWWDECVPKNLKQLYNDGYQVVIFTNQGGIGHGSKFCRTKFNDITKKIEILEKELGFPLIAFIACADDANRKPNRKMWDMMYECTDGKVVINESESFYCGDAAGRPDGWKAGVKKDFSNSDLGFAMTVGIRFETPETHFLGESHFVLAGGDDIVNSLIPSAPTSGKSFESDSIVTKDFEMVISVGYPAAGKSTFARKYFGPAGYAIINQDTLKDKAQCLKAANAALAQGKSVIIDNTNPTKDVRAEYLALAKKYNAKARCLNFTTSFDLAMHLNYYRERKDGVKHIPSIGYFTFRKKYQEPNTSEGFVSVHQINFILDLDDKNKSMYFIPNPKAKAKK; translated from the coding sequence atggctACAGATTATTCAAATATGTCATATTCTCAACTTCAAGGTTTAGCAAAGTCAAATGGTATAAAAGCAAATGGTAAAAAAGATGAACTCATTGAAAGATTAGAGAAATATGATTCAGAAagtaaaacaacaacaactactaccaccaccaccactacaagttcaacaacatcaaagagaaagaaaagaGATGAATCAGAGCCAGAAGAAGATAGTGAAGATGAAGAGATTGAAAAGCCAGTAGCACCAGTTAAAAGAGCACCATCCAAGAAATCAGCagcaattaataataaaaagcgTAGAgctgaagaagaagaagaaaaagaagaagaaggagaagaaaaagaagatgatgataatgatgatcaTATTATTTTACCACAAGCCACAgtcactactactactacaagtTCAACATCAAATGGAgcacaaattaaaaaagttggaCCATTTGATAAATGTGAAGATGATATTGGTAAATGGATTAGAGATGAATCTGTTTCTTATTACCTTGGCGAAGTTTTATCAAGATCAAAGATTGCATCATTTGATATGGATAGTACAATGATTAAGAATAAATCTGGTAAAGTTCATGCAATAAATAAGGACGATTGGTTATGGTGGGATGAATGTGTTCCAAAGAATCTTAAACAACTTTACAATGATGGTTATCAAGTTGTTATCTTTACAAATCAAGGTGGTATTGGTCATGGCTCTAAATTTTGTAGAACAAAATTCAATGATATCACAAAGAAGATTGAAATCCTCGAGAAAGAATTAGGTTTCCCATTGATTGCATTCATTGCTTGTGCCGATGATGCCAATAGAAAACCAAATAGAAAGATGTGGGACATGATGTACGAGTGTACCGATGGCAAAGTTGTAATCAACGAAAGTGAATCATTCTATTGTGGTGATGCTGCAGGTCGTCCAGATGGTTGGAAAGCTGGtgttaaaaaagatttcagTAATAGTGATTTAGGTTTCGCCATGACAGTTGGTATTCGTTTTGAAACTCCTGAAACTCATTTCCTTGGTGAAAGTCATTTTGTTTTAGCAGGTGGTGATGATATTGTCAACTCATTAATTCCAAGTGCTCCAACAAGTGGTAAAAGTTTTGAAAGCGATTCAATCGTCACAAAAGATTTTGAAATGGTTATTTCCGTTGGTTATCCAGCCGCTGGTAAATCAACTTTTGCTAGAAAATATTTTGGTCCAGCTGGTTATGCAATCATTAATCAAGACACTTTGAAAGATAAAGCCCAATGTTTAAAAGCTGCCAACGCTGCCCTCGCTCAAGGTAAATCTGTTATCATTGATAATACGAATCCCACTAAAGATGTTCGTGCTGAATACCTTGCTTTAGCTAAAAAATACAATGCCAAAGCTCGTTGTTTAAACTTTACAACCTCATTCGATTTAGCTATGCATCTCAACTATTACCGTGAAAGAAAAGATGGTGTCAAACATATCCCAAGTATAGGTTACTTTACATTTAGAAAGAAATATCAAGAACCAAATACAAGTGAAGGTTTTGTTTCTGTtcatcaaattaattttatactTGACTtagatgataaaaataaatcaatgtACTTTATTCCAAATCCAAAAGCTAAagctaaaaaataa
- a CDS encoding cellulose-binding domain-containing protein, translated as MKFLVLVLLALLSISFASASHPNYQCGIYQCAPGHSCVCDAGVYRCVYHCNELTIIQTITNSWSDNNGKEFKTQVSVDIINNTKRTVKDVIIATDADLAFNQIWGVNKNGYLLDLPNYATIAPGAKYTFGYINNGKTVAHLYVGNVYLI; from the coding sequence atgaaatttttagttttagttttattagcTTTATTGTCAATCAGCTTCGCTTCTGCAAGTCATCCAAATTACCAATGTGGTATATATCAATGTGCACCAGGACATTCATGTGTATGTGATGCAGGTGTTTATAGATGTGTTTATCATTGTAATGAATTAACAATTATCCAAACTATAACAAACAGTTGGTCCGATAATAATGGCAAAGAATTTAAGACACAAGTTTCTGTTGACATCATTAACAACACTAAAAGAACTGTTAAAGATGTAATTATTGCAACTGATGCTGATTTAGCTTTTAACCAAATTTGGGGAGTAAATAAAAACGGTTACCTTTTGGATTTACCAAATTATGCAACAATTGCTCCAGGTGCTAAATACACTTTTGGTTACATTAACAATGGTAAAACTGTTGCCCATCTTTATGTTGGTAACGTTTACCTCATctaa
- the tbccd gene encoding tubulin binding cofactor C domain-containing protein — MIMNQFNYTCNVINQFKKTVLKTEQDFIGAPNGIINVNENNLDSPTLPKNYHLQSPTKLPYSAYIANHNNNNSNNNSNNTNNSNNNNNNSSNNFNINGVSSLSPILSPTSINNTNSPLLTSVNGGNTGSGLSVKLNLSNNKKSTIYILVNIAICTISNCHDSIIILGPCIDFIELSDCSKLTIISITKSIRIKSSNNISLYICCNQKPIIASDCIAIKLAPYNTHYPNLEQQLITSKLSTTLSNNCWNTPIILNSFSPLNSPNITNTDTNTNNNNSNNNNNNNNNKNNGIYLTIPPKLPLEPLDSNSNNNNNNNNNNNKNNEDNIENCDNDNDNENENEIKDEKIISNIYSILDAEEFFPFTVPFLIKGKTKNNPCELPLNYVKCLASKTNSVHSLHKLIQQTTNDPKTKATLLHLIESKFQEWLVETDNIRQINDLINMKR, encoded by the exons ATGATTATGAATCAATT tAATTATACATGTAATgttataaatcaatttaaaaagacAGTTTTAAAGACAGAACAAGATTTTATTGGAGCACCAAATGGAATTATCAATgtgaatgaaaataatttagattcTCCAACATTACCAAAGAATTATCATTTACAATCACCAACTAAATTACCTTATAGTGCATATATTgctaatcataataataataattcaaataataattcaaataatactaataattcaaataataataataataatagttcaaataattttaatattaatggaGTATCATCACTTTCACCAATACTATCACCAACAtctataaataatacaaattcaCCACTATTAACTAGTGTTAATGGAGGAAATACCGGTAGTGGATTATCAGTTAAacttaatttatcaaataataaaaaatcaaccaTTTATATATTAGTAAACATTGCAATATGCACTATAAGTAATTGTCATGATTCTATCATTATATTAGGACCATGTATTGATTTCATAGAGTTATCAGATTGTTCAAAATTAACAATCATTTCAATTACAAAATCAATAAGGATAAA atcatcaaataatatttcattatATATTTGTTGTAATCAAAAACCTATAATAGCTTCAGATTGTATTGCTATTAAACTTGCACCATATAATACACATTATCCAAATTTAGAGCAACAATTAATTACATCAAAACTATCAAcaactttatcaaataattgttGGAATACAcctataattttaaattcattttcaccTTTAAATTCTCCAAATATTACCAATACCGATACCAACacgaataataataatagtaataataataataataataataataataaaaataatggtattTATTTAACTATACCACCAAAACTACCTTTAGAACCTTTagatagtaatagtaataataataataataataataataataataataaaaataatgaagataatattgaaaattgtgataatgataatgataatgaaaatgaaaatgaaattaaagatgaaaaaataatatcaaatatttattcaatATTAGATGCAGAAGAGTTCTTTCCATTCACTgtaccatttttaattaaaggtaaaacaaaaaataatcctTGCGAATTACCTTTAAATTATGTAAAATGTTTAGcttcaaaaacaaattctGTTCATTCATTAcataaattaattcaacaaacTACAAATGATCCAAAAACAAAAGCAACTTTATtacatttaattgaatctaaaTTTCAG gaATGGTTGGTTGAAACTGATAATATAAGgcaaataaatgatttaattaatatgaaaagataa
- the crlA gene encoding G-protein-coupled receptor family protein (Similar to GPCR) — MIQILLSTFISFIIIIVSSNDIRSGENDNFNNNKMINNFLTTITTNDTIIIKETESPNDYDFSKEQIESLDKIVYFSSTMGIVGALFIIVSFFLFKAARTFATKMIFFLSLSDLFAAIFYLPYYRDSDIMCNLQGMGLVFFLSSSYLWTMCISISLFMVFFTTIFELNHWFKYFHFICWGIPLFTAIISLIFHAYGKTGSWCFISDPTSIFRLLYYLPLIVVFFINLVVFIAIRWKISQHSNSLVSRVNIIVSFYLIAFSLSQLPTIINSIQNFSDPDNPQFSLFAFQLLLQPLQGFLNCVVYGINEGFINHYVEFFEKYIFRCRCRKSRELKEIESDKTSLLVDYENSDDEEGFDGMDKLIIDDYNRV; from the exons atgatacaaatattattatcaacatttattagttttataattattattgtttcaAGTAATGATATAAGGAGTggagaaaatgataattttaataataataaaatgataaataattttttaacaacaataacaacaaatgatacaataataataaaagaaacaGAATCACCAAATGATTATGATTTTTCAAAGGAACAAATTGAATCATTGGATAAGATTGTATATTTTTCATCAACTATGGGTATAGTAGGAgcattatttataattgtatcattttttttatttaaagcaGCTAGAACATTTGCAACGAAAATGATATTCTTTCTAAGTTTATCAGATTTATTTGCAGCGATATTCTATTTACCATATTATCGTGATAGTGATATAATGTGTAATCTTCAAGGTATGGGTTTAGTATTCTTTTTATCATCTTCTTACCTTTGGACAATGTGTATCTCAATTAGTTTATTCATGGTTTTCTTTACAACTATATTCGAATTAAATCATTGgttcaaatattttcatttcatttgTTGGGGTATACCTTTATTCACTGCtataatatctttaattttccATGCATATGGTAAAACTGGTTCTTG gtGTTTTATATCAGACCCAACTAgtatttttagattattatattatttaccattaattgtagtattttttataaatttagtaGTATTTATTGCGATTAGATGGAAAATATCACAGCATTCAAATTCTTTGGTATCAAGAGTTAATATAATtgtatcattttatttaattgctTTCTCATTATCTCAATTAccaactattattaatagtattcaaaatttttcTGATCCTGATAATCCTCAATTCTCATTATTTgcatttcaattattattacaaccGCTTCAag gatttttaaattgtgtAGTTTATGGAATTAATGAAGGATTTATTAATCATTATgttgaattttttgaaaaatacaTTTTTAGATGTAGATGTAGAAAGAGTAgggaattaaaagaaattgaatctGATAAAACAAGTTTATTGGTAGATTATGAAaatagtgatgatgaagaaggtTTTGATGGAAtggataaattaattattgatgattataatagagtttaa
- a CDS encoding hypothetical protein (Similar to Homo sapiens (Human). Tenascin (TN) (Hexabrachion) (Cytotactin) (Neuronectin) (GMEM) (JI) (Miotendinous antigen) (Glioma-associated-extracellular matrix antigen) (GP 150-225) (Tenascin-C) (TN-C)) — protein sequence MIEKRSFYFFLFLFISFLIFNTNALVLSQSEKNCLLSLNGKIGNTNPNNNDGDLCSEIPNIKCIGENVVELSFTQINTEVINALDFNCFSSLSKVTLNNFFLAEDFLTNNPFQINNVSLSLIGSTSGFKIDKIISSKISYLDINLITEDSILLSYFINVKILNIKGATGQINFGTETSDNEEIYLVGNSIAISSPSRIGLSNYSKLKILNIETSTDFKINDGNFQFINAPSSLYNFKLKGSTFTNLVSAFSVLNKVSSIGISNNLISTTLPTTHQLTISPSLNVDLSNNQLTGTISQDYCSISKINFSSNKLTGNIPNCFTCFMDSAMILNFNGNSFTGLKEVTTYCNEIIPKLRYVKESNKIYLEGTNLGFNENIVSNPVLTWKMQTPSSVFVADTINSYTDSQLFTVNFPIAKASFTIRLVEATPVVTSIIVSASKVLTIQGSDFSNHLSLTNVKLKKKGATTDITCTINSSSFNKIECTCSSLVFSSTDIYTLTIITSNQLSKEITTKFSGATTISSLPCTNNCFSRGTCLFDGTCDCNANSTTNSDCSECIFNHYGPTCSLTCPIGTNGKICSGYTCFTNNVTCSCIEDQANGNACQNKVCPSGCSGHGTCDSLTGVCSCSNGFYGTDCSKKSCPIAPNGYGCSGNVNGKCNDDGTCTCNSPYFGKDCSSIPCPVSNQKECGGNGACTYSNGTCKCNPDFYEADCSKKHCPVGPNKYECSGYLNGICKDNGACTCISPYYGTNCSLSPCPNSCSGNGNCNGETGKCTCAHNFYEADCSKKHCPTGTNELECSGNVNGICNNNGTCTCKPPYFGNNCGSIPCPTSNTLSCSGNGNCNNVTGVCSCNKDFYQSDCSKKHCPVGANGFECSGYLNGICNDNGECSCIPPYYEKDCGYILCPISNSLSCGGNGNCNNLTGVCSCNTDYYESDCSKKRCPTGSNGFECSGNTNGRCDSESGECECNSDRQGIDCGTGFRQCPIYQDQLCNGKSCNNQTGICSCDPGVTLPDCSGVACPSTCSNGAYCDISIGHCKCGPSWTGSDCNVPLHYITSIEPCSTKGGKVTFYGWFGDIHNLISISIGGTRCTNIVETNQTITCEIGAGTGLKDVLLLQNGVSVLSKNSFRYLNTEESISCLNDCSDNGECSTTYGICKCKIEKIGFDCSARKPQDLITPSPTPSISSSSSSSDNSTLEIVPISITNIDFKNGEILISNEDTSFTILLDSLVELDYNGDVVKTTILRNKWIGSQDPNTEKYSFSQSVSTFNGISGKIQFDVEVVKDDIKQYQFAGLNLPLDKDGIEIVVNITNYQFLSGLNTLQLRFNSFANEIVIKDSDDDDEDSDSSTINYDNGCNEREAEIDTKNIDPSKTLNYISIKKNSKVLFGRFINIAISDSRQTFITSEIIEENTNSSAITIGINLPHCVDSCFIDPQFTLSPDYSTYKFSCVVIIVPPSRVWIIVIVVVIPTIIASVALYFGIRYYKKNRYSIRLYTMKKSSAIKKKITLKKS from the exons atGATAGAGAAAAGatcattttatttctttttatttttatttatttcatttttaatttttaacacTAATGCATTAGTTTTGTCTCAAAGtgaaaaaaattgtttattatcaCTTAATGGAAAAATTGGGAACacaaatccaaataataatgatggagATCTTTGTTCTGAAATTCCTAATATAAAATGTATTGGCGAAaatgttgttgaattatcCTTTACTCAAATTAATACAGAAGTTATAAATGCATtagattttaattgtttttcaagTTTATCAAAAGt aacattAAATAACTTTTTCCTTGCAGAGGATTTCTTAACAAATAATCCCTTTCAAATCAATAATGTATCACTAAGTTTAATTGGTTCGACTAgtggttttaaaattgataaaataatttcatcaaaaaTTAGTTATTTAGATATAAACCTAATAACAGAGGACTCAATTTTATTGAGTTATTTTATCAATGTCAAAATATT aaaTATTAAGGGTGCAACTGgtcaaataaattttggaACAGAAACTTCagataatgaagaaatttATTTAGTTGGTAATAGTATTGCtatttcatcaccatcaagaATTGGTCtttcaaattattcaaaattaaaaatattaaatattgaaacatcaacagattttaaaattaatgatggaaattttcaatttattaatgCACCTAGTTcactttataattttaaattaaaagggTCAACATTTACAAATTTGGTTTCAGCATTttcagttttaaataaagttaGTTCGATTggaatttcaaataatttaatttcaactaCTTTACCAACAACTCATCAATTAACAATTTCTCCATCATTAAAtgttgatttatcaaataatcaattaactGGTACAATTTCTCAAGATTAttgttcaatttcaaaaattaatttttcatcaaataaattaacagg aaatatTCCAAATTGTTTTACATGTTTTATGGATAGtgcaatgattttaaattttaatggtAATAGTTTTACAGGTTTAAAAGAAGTAACAACCTAttgtaatgaaattatacCAAAATTAAGATATGTAAAAGAgagtaataaaatttatttagaaGGAACAAATTTAggatttaatgaaaatatagtTTCTAATCCAGTATTAACTTGGAAGATGCAAACCCCATCAAGTGTATTTGTTGCAGATACTATTAATAGCTACACAGATTCACAATTATTTACAGTGAATTTTCCAATTGCAAAAGCTTCATTTACAATTAGATTAGTAGAAGCAACACCAGTCGTTACAAGTATTATTGTATCTGCAAGTAAAGTATTAACAATCCAAGGTAGtgatttttcaaatcatTTAAGTTTAAcaaatgtaaaattaaaaaaaaaaggtgcaACCACTGATATAACATGTACAATCAATTCTTcaagttttaataaaattgaatgtaCTTGTAGTTCATTAGTATTTAGTTCAACCGATATTTATACATTGACTATAATAACATCTAATCAACTCTCAAAGGAAATTACAACAAAATTTTCAGGTGCAACAACTATTTCAAGTTTACCATGTACAAATAATTGTTTCTCAAGAGGTACATGTTTATTTGATGGAACATGTGATTGTAATGCTAATTCCACCACAAATAGTGATTGTAGTGAAtgtatttttaatcattatgGACCAACTTGTAGTTTAACATGTCCAATTGGTACCAATGGTAAAATATGTAGTGGTTATACATGTTTTACAAACAATGTAACATGTTCATGTATTGAAGATCAAGCCAATGGTAATGCATGTCAAAATAAAGTTTGTCCTAGTGGTTGTAGTGGTCATGGTACTTGTGATTCTTTAACAGGTGTTTGTTCTTGTTCAAATGGTTTTTATGGTACCGATTGCTCTAAAAAATCTTGTCCTATTGCTCCTAATGGATATGGATGCAGTGGTAATGTCAATGGAAAAtgtaatgatgatggtaCATGTACTTGTAATTCACCATACTTTGGAAAAGATTGTTCATCTATTCCATGTCCAGTATCAAATCAAAAGGAATGCGGTGGTAATGGTGCTTGTACATACTCAAATGGTACATGTAAATGTAACCCTGATTTCTATGAAGCTGATTGTTCAAAAAAACATTGTCCTGTTGGTCCAAATAAATATGAATGTAGTGGTTATTTAAATGGAATATGTAAAGATAATGGTGCATGTACTTGTATCTCACCCTACTATGGAACCAATTGTAGTCTTTCCCCATGTCCAAATTCATGTAGTGGAAATGGTAATTGTAATGGTGAAACTGGTAAATGTACTTGTGCTCATAATTTCTATGAAGCAGATTGCTCAAAGAAACATTGCCCTACTGGTACCAATGAATTAGAATGTAGTGGTAATGTAAATGGAATATGTAATAACAATGGTACATGTACTTGTAAACCACCCTATTTCGGAAATAATTGTGGCTCTATACCATGTCCAACTTCAAACACTCTATCATGtagtggtaatggtaattgtaataatgtAACTGGTGTATGTAGTTGTAACAAAGATTTCTATCAATCCGATTGCTCAAAGAAACATTGCCCCGTTGGTGCCAATGGATTTGAATGTAGTGGTTATTTAAATGGAATATGTAATGACAATGGTGAATGTTCTTGTATTCCACCCTATTATGAAAAAGATTGTGGATATATACTTTGTCCAATTTCCAACTCTCTATCatgtggtggtaatggtaattgtaataatttaactGGTGTATGTAGTTGTAACACTGATTACTACGAATCAGATTGTTCAAAAAAACGTTGTCCCACTGGTTCAAATGGATTTGAATGTAGTGGTAATACCAATGGAAGATGTGATTCTGAAAGTGGTGAATGTGAATGTAATTCTGATCGTCAAGGTATCGATTGTGGTACTGGTTTTCGTCAATGCCCAATCTATCAAGATCAATTATGTAATGGTAAATCATGTAATAATCAAACGGGTATATGTTCATGTGATCCAGGTGTGACGTTACCAGATTGTAGTGGTGTTGCTTGTCCATCAACTTGTTCCAATGGTGCATATTGTGATATTTCAATTGGTCATTGTAAATGTGGACCCAGTTGGACTGGTAGTGATTGTAATGTACCACTTCATTATATTACCTCAATTGAACCATGTTCTACCAAAGGCGGTAAAGTTACATTCTATGGTTGGTTTGGTGATATTcacaatttaatttcaattagtATTGGTGGTACAAGATGTACTAATATTGTAGAAACCAATCAAACGATTACATGTGAAATTGGAGCTGGTACAGGTTTAAAAGATGTTCTTTTACTTCAAAATGGTGTTAGTGTTTTATCAAAGAATTCATTTAGATATTTAAATACTGAAGAATCAATATCATGTTTAAATGATTGTTCTGATAATGGTGAATGCTCAACAACTTATGGTATTTGTAAatgtaaaattgaaaaaattggaTTTGATTGTTCAGCTAGAAAACCTCAAGATTTAATAACTCCATCACCAACTCCATCaatatcttcttcttcatcatcctcTGATAATTCAACTTTAGAAATTGTACCAATTTCAATAACAAATATTGATTTCAAAAATGgagaaattttaatatcaaatgaAGATACttcatttacaattttattagaTTCATTGGTTGAATTAGATTATAATGGTGATGTAGTTAAAACTACAATACTTAGAAATAAATGGATTGGTTCTCAAGATCCTAATACTGAAAAATATAGTTTCTCACAATCAGTTTCTACTTTTAATGGAATATCAGGTAAAATTCAATTCGATGTAGAAGTTGTAAAAGAtgatattaaacaatatCAATTTGCAGGTTTAAATTTACCACTCGATAAAGATGGTATTGAAATCGTTGtaaatattacaaattatCAATTCCTAAGTGGATTAAATACTTTACAATTGCGTTTCAATTCATTTGCCAATGAAATTGTTATTAAAGATagtgatgacgatgatgaagatTCCGATAGTTCAACAATAAATTATGATAATGGATGTAATGAAAGAGAAGCTGAAATTGATACAAAAAATATTGACCCTTCAAAAACTTTAAACtatatttcaattaaaaagaattcaaaGGTACTCTTTGGTAGATTCATTAATATTGCCATCTCTGATTCAAGACAAACTTTTATTACAAGTGAAATTATTGAAGAAAATACAAATTCTTCAGCTATTACAATTGGTATTAATTTACCTCATTGTGTTGATTCATGTTTTATAGATCCTCAATTCACACTCTCACCAGATTATTCAACTTATAAATTCTCATGTGTCGTTATAATTGTACCTCCTTCCAGAGTTTGgataattgtaattgttgtggtTATACCTACCATTATTGCTTCGGTTGCTCTTTATTTTGGTATtagatattataaaaaaaatagatattcAATTAGACTATATACTATGAAAAAATCAAGTgctattaaaaagaaaattacattaaaaaaaagttaa